Below is a window of Arabidopsis thaliana chromosome 2, partial sequence DNA.
TTCAGATGTTAGCCAGATCAAGGAAATAGAAAGAGACGGAAGAAAAGTTTTCCATTGTTACGATGAAAATTCTCCTGAAGTATTTGAGAACCACTTGGATACCCCCGAAAGAACGTCCCAGAGCTATGACAATGGCCACACTTCTCCAGAGGTTACATGTTCTGATCCTAGGACCCAACCGATAGAGCGTAATGAAAGCTGTGAGTCTGTGTTCAGgtaaaattcatcaaaaattGACCGAACCACTCTAATCTCTGGAAAAGTAATGTGGTTGTCTTTTTTCAGTTAATGTTATGATTCAGTATAATTcagatttacatttttatatatggcAGTTCAGCTAGAAGTGTGTTGtcagatgatgttgatgaattATCGAATAGCGAAAATGATTTTGGAGATGATTTAATACTGGAATGGGCTAAAGTAAGGAAATCACTAGTAGCTTCACCTTTTAGTTGCTCTATCATCTCTCCTTCATTGTTCTCATATACTGTTATATGGTATATCAACTTGATAGGACCACAACAATGATTCCTTACAATTAGTTTGCGGCTACCATTCATTGGCAATTCCTTCCCGTGGAAGTGAAGTAGTTTTCCACCCCCTGGAACATTTACAATCAATCTCGTATACCCGTCCTCCAGTTTCAGCTCTAGGATTGTCAGAAGAATATATTTGCTCTTCTGATTCTAAAGAGGTATATTTGATATCAGATAATATCCTTTTGTAGTCTAGTCTTGTCTCGACTTTATAATCTCATCTCAaccacttttcttcttctgccaaAGATAAATGCAAGGTTGGCAGCTGCTGAGGAGGCCATGGGTCTCTCAATGTGGACAACGGCAACAGTTTGTCGTATTCTCTCACTTGAAACTGTACGGTCTCTTCTTAGcatctttccttttcttttgatggTTCAGTGTCGGTTTTAGATCAACCTATATAAAATCCATCTCTTATTTGTGCCTTGAGTTAGTGTTTTCAAAGATAACAAATATCTGAAGTTGTAAggtattttctttcttccagaTTATGTCACTGCTTGCTGGAGTATTATTAGAGAAGCAAATTGTTATAATCTGCCCAAATCTGGTTAGTTAAATATGTCCTCTGATCGTTATTTATCTTCAATTACTTGAGGAGATTCAAATGGAAATGGTCACTTGAACTGACCGGCAACTATTGCAGGGTGTTTTGTCAGCAATAGTACTGTCTCTTGTACCAATGATTCGGCCATTTCAGTGGCAGAGTTTATTGCTTCCGGTAAGCATGACAtcattagaaaaacaattgacTTACCAAAATTGTAGTTTCCTTGGCGTAACTTCTCTCTGTTGTCTTCAGGTTCTGCCTGGAAGGATGTTTGATTTCCTCGAGGCACCGGTTCCCTTCCTTGTAAGTATATATTCCGTATGAAGTATCTCGTGCCATGTCTTTAATAGCTAGATAATTAGTTATTCTGAGGAGGTGAATGTTCATTAGTCTATAATAAACCATGAAAATCTCGATTTTAGTTGATGTTGCATCGGCAATCGTGAACAATGCATTTTTCTTGTTGCTCACACGGTCTGCGTTTGCACCACCTGGCAGGTCGGTATACACAGTAAACCTATTGATTGGAAGGTCAAGACGTCTAATCTTATTCTAGTTAACATCCTCAACAATCAGGTTCGGTGGCCTTATCATGAAAGTCttgtatttcttttctttttttgttaggtATCCAAAACCGATAAAACCGACAATTCTCAAGGCATGTAACGTTAATTATGTTTCTTCAGgtaaaaatatgtaacatgCCAGCATTGCCTCAGTGTAGAGAACTTATGGCTCAGTTGGCTCCAATCCATGCAACATTGGCTCATCAGAGCTCGAACGCTAGAAGACACCCGGTTTATAAATGCAATGAAGTGCAAGTAAGTAGTTTACCAATGCATTGCACCTCAAATTCTACCAAAATGAAATTGCTTAACCCGATCATATGACTGACTGTTTCTCAGGCAGAAGCCGCGACTAAGTTCTTGAGAGTAATGAGAGATTACATGGAGTCTCTTTGCTCAGATTTACACTCTCACACCATAACAAGTGTTCAATCCAATAGCGACAGGGTACTTACTTATATAGCTACTCTCCTCGAAGCTGAACAAGAACTACTTTATTTCTATCTCTCACCAACTCTctaaatctttctttatcaGGTTTCTCTACTTCTAAAGGACAGTTTTATCGATTCATTTCCTGGTAGAGATCGACCCTTCATTAAGGTACAAAATCCTAATCCCAATCGTGGCATCAGTTTTTGATATTCTCACTGGAATCCAGAGGCTTACAAGTTCCATCCTTTGTTATTCTGGGTTTTGCAGTTATTTGTAGACACACAACTGTTTAGTGTTTTATCAGACTCGCGACTATCGAGCTTTGAGAACGGGAGTCTCTGAAGCTCATTTTGTCATCAACTTATATACAATACAAAActgaagaaacaaaccaaagtcaaatcatatgaaaagaaggaaaagaaaagcaaaagaggGTAACTTTTACTACCCTATATacgcagagagagagaggtgatGGAATACAAATGTTTTAACTCAGATTTTACTGCAGTggaaaagtaagaaaacaagaaaacagagacatGCTTATCGTGTCTGGATCTTTCTGATCCATTTTTACCATTAACATACTTGTTTGAAAACTTATTTCCTGCTCTTGTAAATTATTAACCACCGCTCAATAGaagcttttgtttgttatagtTTGAACAGAACACTTGAAAACCCTTTTTACTTAATTCAAGTGCTTTGATTTCAATAGACATGCTGCATAGTATCTAATTTGCATTTTCTTACGAAGCATATATTATGACAAAAATTGCTGTTCCACAATTGTTACGTAAACTGCAATTCTGTAAACTTAACGATGACAATGGCGGAATGTAAAAATGCAATTCGGGGATGAATGTGTTCTTTCAGTATATTCTAAAGTGCCACGATATGATAACATTATACAGAATACAAGGAAACGGTCGTTGAATTtgaaaaactctaattattttttagtgtcaccttcttcttcttcgtcatcagATTTAGCGAAGATGGTCTTAGGCTGGGTCTGAGAGTAAGCAGGTGCAATAAACTTTGGATCTTTAACAGCAACCTCTGCGTATTTCAATATTGCTTCTCTTGGATCTTCTTCCATCCACGTCTCTTTTATCATCCCACCTTGCTGCAAACacacacaagaagaagattttaatACTGTATCACTAATACCACGaatccaaaaaccaaagaagttACCGAGGATCTGTACCTTGAGAAGATATTGTGTTAATAAGCCACTACCAGTAGTCCCAACTCTTCCACCATGACCAGGACCTGTCATGGGTATCTCAGGCTTGTGGGATTTCATTGGATCCTTCAatgctttctctctttctcgtttACGGCTTGGTGCGTCTCTGAACAATGGTAATGCATGAGGATTGTGTATTACTGGTTCTGGTTGGTAATCATCTACAGATTTCTTCCTTGGTGCACGTGCAACACAGACGCATGCGCCTCTCTCGCTCTGACTTGGGTCGTAAAGAATGTGAGTCCCTCCTTGGCTTTTGTCTCCGGATGTTGCAAATATCTACAGCAACAGAACCCGCTTAGTGTGAAGTTGAGAACCAGATTTTAGAAAAAGGGAACACtgctattgttgttgttgatattttACCTGATTCAACCTCGGGTGCCAAGCGCATTGCACCACGCTGGAAGTTGGAGAGATTCCGACTTTTTGAACTATCTCTAGTTTGGTGCGATCGTAGAAACATAGCAAGCCTCCTGTTGTGCTGTCTTTCTCGACGGATGTTCCAGTCAGGATGATTTGTTCGTCTGGACTAAAGGCAACGTTGGTTTGAGGATAATAATTAGGTAGACCCTCGAAAACTTTTAGAGCTTCTTTCATCTGCCGCAAGTCCCAGACCTGATCCAAGATTCAAGAAATAGCTCAGTTTCTATAGCTGAGCCTCGAAAACAGGTTATTATCTAAGGTTTACCTTCAGAGAACCATCAAAACTCCTTGACAACAGAATTCTGCCATCGCTAGAGAACTTTACAGAGGTTATATCATCAGTGTGGGCCTTCCCAACGTATATATCTGGTCGGCTTCCCCATCCCGGCTTGAGACTCCAAATCTTGAtcgaaaaacaagaaaaggtaTAAGACCATTAATCTAGCCAAATTACTGTACATCGTATATTCTAAGCATGTTAGACTAgataaaacacaaacttttcCTGACAGAGTGTAATCAGGAAATCAAAGCAAGCCTCTACAATCATTACCTGTATAGATCCATCTCCTACACCACCGGCGATACGCTTTCCGTCACGGTCCCAAGCACAGGTTGTAACTGGAACCCTCCCTGGTCTAGCAAGCTTAGGCTTAATAACCTGCTCCAATAAACAGTTAAATGATACCACTTGCATGCTGAAATCAAACCACGATTTTCATTggagaaaaactaaaatgggAATGTAGACAGGGGAAATGTACCTGCGTTTGGCTTAGGAAGTTATTAACATCCCATATACGCAAAGACCCGTCTTCCGACGAAGTCAGAACGGTTTCCTTAGTCCTCGGATGCCATTCTCCACAGGTCAACCCACAAATATGTCCCTTAGTGTTCTTCAGATCACGAATATACATATCTCCTTTCATAAACTCACCAAGAGTAAGACCATCTCGatcaaaaatctgaaattcaaaagaaagaaacgaGTGTTAACAATTCATAGATGATAAAGAATCGTAGAAGAGAGTCAGTAACGTTAGTGTTGTTCACGAACGTTCTACCTTAGCTTGTGCAGAGCCAGTAACGCATAGAAATTGACCAGAAGTGGGACTCCAGCTCACGCTGCGAACTTGGTGTCCCTCAGATGGCTCTATCTGTCTAAAAGACTGTAGTCTCGAATTCATCCCTTGGAAATCGTACATTCTCACAGTGTAGTCATAGCTTCCTGAAAGAACTCTAGCTCCAGCACTATCAACAGCGAGAGATGAAACAATCTGATTCCAGGAAACAAAAACCTTTGTTCAATTTCGAATTCAAAATCTCCATTGAAACTACTTCAAACAAGAGTTTAGTATATACCTTTGTATGTCCCTTAAGCTGAATCTCGTTGCTCAATGGAATCTGGTAACGATTCTCCTCGTTGtcattatcatcatcgtcatctgAATCTTCATCTGAATCTCGAGCAGCAGgaggcggcggcggaggaCCGATCATATCCCcctcatcatcagaatcattAATGTTCCCGAGTCCCTTAGGCGGTGGCGGTGGTCCCATCATAacttcttcatcctcctcctcttcctcttgcGTCCGTTTAGATGACGGTGGCGGTGGCGGACCCATTGCTACATCACCGGAGCTGTTAGGGTTACGATTCGGACCGCGAACACTTCGGAGCCAGGTTTGAGATGAGGAAGATAGAGACGGGAATCCAGATTTATCGGAATCAGGTTTCTTCGTGGTGATATCCGACGAAACTCCGGCGTCGTTGGCTACATCGGTGCGGCGAGTTGCGCTGTGAATGGCTTCAGTTGACGCCGAAACCTTCGATGTCTTACCGAACGAAACAGGAAAATGAGCTCGTAGACCTTCCAATTCGTCCTCCAttgctttctcttccttctcagAATTTTGATTTGGGATACAAATTATATAACGTCCGGTGACCTCGCCGCCATGAAAATTCCCGTTGCTGTTACCGGCGACAAAAGATTGTGGCGGTTAAGTCCATAAGACACAACAATATTGGGCCTAAACATATAAGCCCTAACTGCCTTAGtaaataaagttttcttcttctaaaacctaaattttaaattgggCTTCAACATAAAGGCCCATTTATGTCCCTTTGCTTGagttatttttcatttttttcaccTACGAGAGTATTTATTTCGGTGCAAATTGTGATTTCTCTCGGGTGAAATAAGAGACAAAGTGTCATGATTTTGAGAATATACTGTTCAACTGTCAACTAAAGGGAATGCTAACATTTTATACAGTTCGACTTTCAACTAAGGGGAATGCTGTGTTATATTTATAGCGATACACTTTGTCGTCGCCGCGAGATGTCGAAATGCAAATCTTAAGGGTCATAGGTTTATAAAGACAGATATTTGCAGAGTTAGTGTGAGTGGTATGTGTTTGGACCGATCTAATTTTGTCCCTCGcacataaaacaataaatataacaaatagCTGGTCGATAAATGTATCAAAGTTGAGGCTTCTCTCTTAGGTCATATGCTCTAACCAATCGATACATGCTTGAGATGACTTTAACCATAAGGCCATAATACATGGCATTGGTTTTGCATATTTGTAGAATCTAGCTCAAATATTTGGTGAAAACAGCTAACTAGCTAGGTTTAAGTGCTtaacgaaaaaaaatatattgtttagaaatattcaatatgattttatacattttaaaatatcatttgtcTGCCAATCTAACCAATATTGGAGCTGGTGGTGTCACATGTTCCTCTTActtatgttttagttttgctGTTACAAGTGTATTCtggttattttggtttgtactATGTGGAGTTTGTGGCGATTTCCTTACATAAcatcaattttcaaaacagatTTTTAGGCACGTAAACAACAAGTACAAAGATccttaaatttcaaataatattagaAGATATTGGTAAagttgatattattatttatgttttttcttattttatttttgcttttaggtttatcattattaacaaactaaaacaaacaatcatatTGTGCGTCAAGTGAGATATCAGCTAAGTAGAATCTTAGCTCAAATATCCGGTGAAAACAGCTAAGTAGCTAGGTTCCTTACATAAcatcaatttttaaaacagattGTTATGCACGTAGACAAAAAGTACAAAGATCCTTAAATTTCAACTAAATAGAAGATATTGGTaaagttgtatttttttttcttttttgcttttatgtttatcattaacaaactaaaacaaactGTCATATTTTGCGTTTAAGTCTATGTTGCATGAAAACTCTTTCCGCAGTGCGTTTCCCATTTCTGAAACGTTTCGAAAACGAAAACTCTCGCAAATTAGATGAAAACTTACGAAAACGCGTTTTCTAAAATTCTATGTTTGGAAATATGATGGAAACTCACGTTTCTGTTTTGGAAATGcgaaaaatcttttttattttattttgggaacttaataatttaaaagtttggaAATATTAAGATTTAACTACTTGTATGACTCGAGTTTTAACATCTTTCTCTCGACAAACTAGTTTTCAAGTGCTTTCTATGATTTTTGATGGAACTAATGTAAATGATGGtctaaatatttgatattaagtcttttaatctttattttttagaattttagtttaaatatttgatatttatt
It encodes the following:
- a CDS encoding Transducin/WD40 repeat-like superfamily protein (Transducin/WD40 repeat-like superfamily protein; FUNCTIONS IN: nucleotide binding; INVOLVED IN: biological_process unknown; LOCATED IN: CUL4 RING ubiquitin ligase complex; EXPRESSED IN: 25 plant structures; EXPRESSED DURING: 15 growth stages; CONTAINS InterPro DOMAIN/s: WD40 repeat 2 (InterPro:IPR019782), WD40 repeat, conserved site (InterPro:IPR019775), WD40 repeat (InterPro:IPR001680), G-protein beta WD-40 repeat, region (InterPro:IPR020472), WD40 repeat-like-containing domain (InterPro:IPR011046), WD40-repeat-containing domain (InterPro:IPR017986), WD40/YVTN repeat-like-containing domain (InterPro:IPR015943), WD40 repeat, subgroup (InterPro:IPR019781); BEST Arabidopsis thaliana protein match is: TBP-associated factor 5 (TAIR:AT5G25150.1); Has 32306 Blast hits to 19564 proteins in 654 species: Archae - 48; Bacteria - 6195; Metazoa - 11628; Fungi - 6530; Plants - 3814; Viruses - 23; Other Eukaryotes - 4068 (source: NCBI BLink).); the protein is MEDELEGLRAHFPVSFGKTSKVSASTEAIHSATRRTDVANDAGVSSDITTKKPDSDKSGFPSLSSSSQTWLRSVRGPNRNPNSSGDVAMGPPPPPSSKRTQEEEEEDEEVMMGPPPPPKGLGNINDSDDEGDMIGPPPPPPAARDSDEDSDDDDDNDNEENRYQIPLSNEIQLKGHTKIVSSLAVDSAGARVLSGSYDYTVRMYDFQGMNSRLQSFRQIEPSEGHQVRSVSWSPTSGQFLCVTGSAQAKIFDRDGLTLGEFMKGDMYIRDLKNTKGHICGLTCGEWHPRTKETVLTSSEDGSLRIWDVNNFLSQTQVIKPKLARPGRVPVTTCAWDRDGKRIAGGVGDGSIQIWSLKPGWGSRPDIYVGKAHTDDITSVKFSSDGRILLSRSFDGSLKVWDLRQMKEALKVFEGLPNYYPQTNVAFSPDEQIILTGTSVEKDSTTGGLLCFYDRTKLEIVQKVGISPTSSVVQCAWHPRLNQIFATSGDKSQGGTHILYDPSQSERGACVCVARAPRKKSVDDYQPEPVIHNPHALPLFRDAPSRKREREKALKDPMKSHKPEIPMTGPGHGGRVGTTGSGLLTQYLLKQGGMIKETWMEEDPREAILKYAEVAVKDPKFIAPAYSQTQPKTIFAKSDDEEEEGDTKK